The Halobacillus ihumii genomic sequence TCATTTTGGCCCGTACTTTTCCCATGACCTGGATTACAATCTCCACTTCGTTTTCAACGAGTTTAGACTCATCGAAAGTCGGCCACTCCTGATAGCTGATTGTTCCCCCGTGTCCTAGCTTCTCCCATAGTTCTTCAGCTAAATGAGGAGCTACAGGTGATAACAATTTAACGAATCCTTCAACAAATGGTTTAGGAATCTCATGTGCCTTATAACCTTCGTTAATGAAAACCATCATCTGTGAAATCCCCGTATTAAATCGTAGCTCCTGGAAGTTTTCACTTACTCTTTGGACAGTTTCATGATACGTTTTCTCTAACGTCATATCATCACTGTTTTCCTTAATAGCTTCCGAAAGTTGCCCATCAACTACAAACAATCTCCACACACGGTCCAAAAACCGTCTTGCTCCATCAAGCCCATTCGTAGACCATGCAACCGAAGCATCGAGTGGTCCCATAAACATTTCATATAATCTCAGCGTATCCGCACCATGACTGTAAACAATATCGTCCGGATTCACAACATTCCCTTTAGATTTACTCATTTTCTCATTACCTTCACCAAGGATCATTCCCTGGTTAAACAGCTTTTGAAAAGGTTCTTTCGTAGGGACGGCACCGATGTCATAAAGAACCTTATGCCAGAAACGTGCGTACAGCAAGTGCAGAACTGCATGCTCTGCTCCTCCAATATAGACATCGACAGGCAGCCATTTCTTTAATTTTTCAAAATCGGCAAATGTCTCACCGTTACGGGCATCAATATATCGAAGGTAATACCAGCAGCTTCCCGCCCATTGTGGCATTGTATTCGTTTCACGGCGTCCCTTCATGCCTGTTTCAGGGTCCACTACATTTACCCATTCACTAATATTGGCTAAGGGGGACTCTCCTGTTCCCGAAGGTTTGATTTCCGTAGTTACCGGAAGTGTTACAGGGAGTTGGTTTTCCGGTACAGGTGAAGTGGTTCCATCTTCCCAGTGAATAATTGGGATCGGTTCTCCCCAATATCTCTGACGACTGAACAACCAGTCCCGCAGCCGGTAAGTGGTTTTCCTGGAACCTTTCTCATTTTTTTCAAGCCAGTTAATTGCTTTAGAAATCGCCTCGTCTTTACCTAATCCATTTAAGAAGTCTGAGTTTACATGTTCGCCGTCCCCGGTGTAAGGTTCATCTTCAATATTCCCGCCATCAACTACTTCGATAATCGGAAGATCATACTTTGTCGCAAACTCATAGTCACGTTCATCGTGAGCAGGTACAGCCATGATCGCACCGCTTCCATAGCTCATTAGCACATAATCTGCGACCCATATTGGCAATTTATTACCATCAACAGGGTTGATTGCGTAAGTCCCGGTAAATACGCCGGATTTATTTTTAGCCAGGTCAGTTCGCTCAAGATCACTTTTCTTCTGAGCTTGATCAATGTACTCCTTCACTGCTTCTTGTTGGTCATCGCTTACAATTTTATCAACTAGAGGGTGCTCTGGGGCAAGTACAGCATAGGTCGCACCGAAAAGTGTATCCGGTCTCGTAGTAAATACATCAAAAGAAGTACCGTGACCAGCAATATGAAAGCTTACTTCCGCACCTTCAGATTTGCCGATCCAATTTCGTTGCATATCCTTAATGCTTTCCGGCCAATCTAATTCTTCAAGATCTTCCAGAAGCCGGTCTGCATAAGCAGTAATTTTAAGCATCCATTGCTTCATCGGCCTGCGTTCTACAGGGTGATCTCCACGTTCACTTTTCCCATCAATAACTTCCTCATTGGCAAGAACTGTACCTAGTGCCGGGCACCAGTTCACAGCCACTTCATCAATGTAAGCAAGTCCTTTTTCATAAAGTTTCAGAAAGATCCACTGTGTCCATTTATAGTAGTCGGGGTCAGTCGTGTTCACTTCTCTGTCCCAATCATAAGAGAAACCTAACTCTTGTATTTGTCTGCGGAAGGTATCAATATTATGTTTTGTGAATTCCCGAGGGTCATTTCCTGTATCCAGAGCATATTGTTCAGCAGGAAGCCCAAAAGCATCCCAGCCAATTGGATGCAGCACTTCATACCCCTGCATACGCTTCATTCTTGATAAAATGTCTGTCGCTGTGTACCCTTCAGGGTGACCCACATGGAGACCAGCCCCTGATGGATAAGGAAACATATCTAGTGCATAAAACTTTTCCTTTTCCGAGTCGCTATTCGTTTTAAAAATTTTATTTTCTAACCAGTATTTCTGCCATTTCTTTTCAATTTCCCTGTGATTAAAAGCCATACTGTTCCTCCTTGATACTTTTGCTATATAAAAAAGTCTCTCGTCCCTTGTCATCCAAAGGGACGAAAGACTTATCTTCCGCGGTACCACCCAAATTAACGTTAAAAAACGCTCGCTTGATATCGAATAACGGTGATAGAGCCGGAAGGAACTACTCATTTGTTCGTTCCTACAACATCCAAGGCGAGTTCATAAAGATCAAGAACAGCTCGCACCACCCGCTGCCTCTCTTATACTTGAAACTTTACTACTAGTCCTCTTCTACGTTTATTATTTATATTCGTATAGTAATGAAAGGTGATTGCTTTGTCAAGTTCACTTTCCGAATAATGTTTACGCCATGCTAGTGCAGGGTATATTTAGAGTTACAACAAACTATTCTTAACGGAGGGTCGTAATGGTACGAAAGTTCATTAAAAAGGCAGCTGATTACGCAAAACAAAATCCTGAACAAACTAAACGTTATGCTAAAAAAGCTTTTGATACGGTCAAAAACAAGCGGAAATCAGCTTCTAATCAACCTAAAAAATAGAACGAGCTGGGACAATGTGCCTTTATCAAATAAAAATACGAACTACGCAGTAAGTACAATTATGCATATAACCCGCTACGAAAATATACTTCGCTTTCCGCGGGCGGCTGTTGAGCCTCCTTGTGCTAGCGCACTGCGGGGGCTCACCTAGGCCTTTCCTCC encodes the following:
- the leuS gene encoding leucine--tRNA ligase, whose amino-acid sequence is MAFNHREIEKKWQKYWLENKIFKTNSDSEKEKFYALDMFPYPSGAGLHVGHPEGYTATDILSRMKRMQGYEVLHPIGWDAFGLPAEQYALDTGNDPREFTKHNIDTFRRQIQELGFSYDWDREVNTTDPDYYKWTQWIFLKLYEKGLAYIDEVAVNWCPALGTVLANEEVIDGKSERGDHPVERRPMKQWMLKITAYADRLLEDLEELDWPESIKDMQRNWIGKSEGAEVSFHIAGHGTSFDVFTTRPDTLFGATYAVLAPEHPLVDKIVSDDQQEAVKEYIDQAQKKSDLERTDLAKNKSGVFTGTYAINPVDGNKLPIWVADYVLMSYGSGAIMAVPAHDERDYEFATKYDLPIIEVVDGGNIEDEPYTGDGEHVNSDFLNGLGKDEAISKAINWLEKNEKGSRKTTYRLRDWLFSRQRYWGEPIPIIHWEDGTTSPVPENQLPVTLPVTTEIKPSGTGESPLANISEWVNVVDPETGMKGRRETNTMPQWAGSCWYYLRYIDARNGETFADFEKLKKWLPVDVYIGGAEHAVLHLLYARFWHKVLYDIGAVPTKEPFQKLFNQGMILGEGNEKMSKSKGNVVNPDDIVYSHGADTLRLYEMFMGPLDASVAWSTNGLDGARRFLDRVWRLFVVDGQLSEAIKENSDDMTLEKTYHETVQRVSENFQELRFNTGISQMMVFINEGYKAHEIPKPFVEGFVKLLSPVAPHLAEELWEKLGHGGTISYQEWPTFDESKLVENEVEIVIQVMGKVRAKMMVNVDASKEDLEKAALENKQVQDWLEGKTVRKVIAVPGKLVNIVAN